Proteins encoded within one genomic window of Nordella sp. HKS 07:
- a CDS encoding ABC transporter permease, whose product MGRLFRIDALFIYAVLYLLFLYAPVLLLPLFSFNDSIYIAFPLKGFTLAWYREMAGNGPLLQALENSLKLALSVSVICTVLGLLAAKGLTRPYLPGKRLITGLLLLPLLVPVLILGIGLLVIARQIFEIPLSLLTVGAGHVLLCLPFSTLVLVSRLEGFDRSLEEASLDLGESAWRTFWRITVPLALPGIVASLLLSFTISFDEFVLAFFLAGNEATLPMFIFSQLRFPNKLPGVLALGSLILLFSFVAVALSEWLRRRDVPAK is encoded by the coding sequence ATGGGCCGGCTCTTTCGCATCGACGCGCTTTTCATCTATGCGGTGCTCTATCTGCTGTTTCTCTATGCGCCGGTATTGCTGCTGCCGCTCTTCTCCTTCAACGACAGCATCTATATCGCCTTCCCGCTGAAGGGCTTCACTCTCGCATGGTACCGGGAGATGGCCGGCAATGGTCCCTTGTTGCAGGCGCTCGAGAACAGCCTGAAGCTGGCGCTCTCGGTTTCGGTGATCTGCACGGTGCTCGGGCTCCTCGCCGCCAAGGGCCTGACGCGGCCCTATCTGCCGGGCAAGCGGCTCATCACCGGCTTGCTGCTGCTGCCGCTCCTCGTGCCGGTGCTGATCCTCGGCATCGGGCTTCTCGTCATCGCGCGGCAGATCTTCGAGATCCCGCTGTCGCTCCTCACCGTCGGCGCCGGGCATGTGCTGCTGTGCCTGCCGTTCTCGACGCTGGTGCTGGTGTCGCGGCTCGAAGGCTTCGACAGGAGCCTCGAGGAGGCGTCCCTCGATCTCGGCGAAAGCGCCTGGCGGACCTTCTGGCGCATCACCGTGCCCTTGGCGCTGCCCGGCATTGTGGCGAGCCTGCTGCTCTCCTTCACCATCTCCTTCGATGAATTCGTGCTTGCCTTCTTCCTCGCCGGCAATGAGGCAACACTGCCGATGTTCATCTTCAGCCAGCTGCGCTTCCCGAACAAGCTGCCGGGCGTGCTGGCGCTGGGCAGCCTGATCCTGCTGTTCTCCTTCGTCGCGGTCGCTCTGTCCGAGTGGCTGCGGCGGCGCGACGTTCCGGCCAAATGA
- a CDS encoding ABC transporter ATP-binding protein, translating to MTASQSYISIRGVGKSFGAVHAVEDVSFDIGRGEFFSLLGPSGCGKTTLLRMLAGFEQPSRGEILIDGQPMSKIAPNRRPTNMVFQNYAIFPHLDVRANIGYGLARLRLPKKELDAIIDQALETIKLPGYGSRRPDQLSGGQRQRVALARALVCKPKVLLLDEPLGALDKKLREEMQLELRQIQRQVGITFVFVTHDQEEALTMSDRIAIMARGKVLQIDTATRIYETPNCRTVADFIGTMNFFEGRVTALRGSDVEIDGGPLGTLLAGMGDHRPQVGDRVSVAVRPEKLRLLKTKPAPGPNTIAGRMGPEAYLGDRSHYYVEAPGHSARIAVAAQKLTRSVEACVDEGQGVWISWAPEASVLLPAN from the coding sequence ATGACCGCATCCCAATCCTACATCTCCATCCGCGGCGTCGGCAAATCCTTCGGCGCCGTCCACGCGGTCGAGGATGTCTCCTTCGACATCGGGCGTGGCGAGTTCTTCTCGCTGCTCGGTCCCTCGGGCTGCGGCAAGACAACCCTGCTGCGCATGCTGGCGGGTTTCGAGCAGCCGAGCCGCGGCGAGATCCTCATCGACGGCCAGCCGATGTCGAAGATCGCGCCCAACCGGCGGCCGACCAATATGGTGTTCCAGAACTATGCGATCTTCCCGCATCTCGATGTGCGCGCCAATATCGGCTATGGCCTGGCGCGCCTGCGCCTGCCCAAGAAGGAGCTTGACGCCATCATCGACCAGGCGCTCGAGACCATCAAGCTGCCGGGCTATGGATCACGCCGTCCCGATCAATTGTCGGGCGGCCAGCGCCAGCGCGTCGCTTTGGCGCGGGCGCTCGTCTGCAAGCCGAAGGTGCTGCTGCTTGATGAGCCGCTGGGCGCGCTTGACAAGAAGCTTCGCGAGGAGATGCAACTCGAATTGCGCCAGATCCAGCGCCAGGTCGGCATCACTTTCGTCTTCGTGACGCATGACCAGGAAGAGGCGCTCACCATGTCCGACCGCATCGCCATCATGGCGCGCGGCAAGGTGCTGCAGATCGACACGGCGACGCGCATCTATGAGACGCCGAACTGCCGGACAGTGGCGGACTTCATCGGCACGATGAACTTCTTCGAGGGGCGCGTGACGGCGCTGCGCGGGAGCGACGTGGAGATCGACGGCGGGCCGCTCGGCACCCTCCTGGCGGGGATGGGCGATCACCGGCCGCAAGTCGGAGACCGCGTCAGCGTGGCGGTGCGACCGGAGAAGCTCAGGCTGCTCAAGACGAAGCCGGCGCCGGGGCCCAACACCATCGCCGGCCGCATGGGCCCCGAGGCCTATCTCGGCGATCGCAGTCATTATTATGTCGAGGCGCCGGGCCATTCCGCGCGCATCGCGGTCGCCGCCCAGAAGCTCACCCGCAGCGTCGAGGCTTGCGTCGATGAAGGGCAGGGGGTGTGGATCAGCTGGGCGCCGGAGGCCTCAGTCCTGCTGCCAGCGAACTGA
- a CDS encoding ABC transporter permease, with amino-acid sequence MRSESLRGYLLLSPALLVMAAMLVLPLLALITLSFWTQDYFTLIKDFTVKNYATIFALADRPVDFFANPFGMFEKPIYLTLLWRSIKMSLSATILVVLLAYPMAYFLAFSVKRHKLVWLILITVPFWTSYLLRVFAWKVILGFNGVINSGLISLGLIDKPLEFLLYNPIAVTGTLAHSWAAFAILPIYVSLEKIDKSLLEAATDLGDGPLRRFFRVTLPLSMPGLIAAVLLVFIPTVGDYITPTLVGGTEGVMIGNIIQSLFGKANNAPLGAAVSITAMLAITLLVCLFLKLVGTGRPAGKGA; translated from the coding sequence ATGAGATCGGAAAGCCTGCGCGGCTATCTGTTGCTGTCGCCGGCGCTGCTGGTGATGGCTGCCATGCTCGTGCTGCCGCTTTTGGCGCTGATCACCCTGAGCTTCTGGACCCAGGACTACTTCACCCTGATCAAGGACTTCACAGTCAAGAACTACGCGACGATCTTCGCGCTCGCCGACAGACCTGTCGATTTCTTCGCCAATCCCTTCGGCATGTTCGAGAAGCCGATCTATCTGACGCTGCTGTGGCGCTCGATCAAGATGTCGCTCAGCGCGACCATCCTGGTCGTGCTGCTCGCGTATCCCATGGCCTATTTCCTGGCCTTCAGCGTCAAGCGGCACAAGCTCGTCTGGCTGATCCTGATCACGGTGCCGTTCTGGACCAGCTACCTCCTGCGCGTCTTCGCCTGGAAGGTGATCCTGGGCTTCAACGGCGTCATCAATTCCGGCCTCATCTCGCTGGGCCTCATCGACAAGCCGCTCGAATTCCTGCTCTACAATCCGATCGCGGTGACGGGAACGCTCGCCCATAGCTGGGCGGCCTTCGCCATATTGCCGATCTATGTCTCGCTCGAGAAGATTGATAAGTCGCTGCTGGAGGCGGCGACCGATCTCGGCGACGGACCGTTGCGGCGCTTCTTCCGCGTGACCTTGCCGCTGTCGATGCCGGGACTGATCGCCGCTGTCCTGCTGGTCTTCATCCCCACTGTCGGCGATTACATCACGCCGACTCTGGTCGGCGGCACCGAAGGCGTGATGATCGGCAATATCATCCAGTCGCTGTTCGGCAAGGCCAATAACGCACCCTTGGGGGCGGCCGTCTCGATCACCGCGATGCTGGCGATCACGCTTTTGGTCTGCCTGTTCCTCAAGCTCGTCGGCACCGGCCGGCCTGCGGGCAAGGGAGCGTGA
- a CDS encoding aminotransferase class IV: protein MTIIEKIEKDTRPVEDIPGVAFVNGKFVPVSEATVSVFDFGFTRSDVTYDVAHVWQGSFFRLEAHLDRFFASMDALRYKIPYSRDEVRAILMECVKRSGYRDAYVAMICTRGRPPVGSRDMRLCQNRFIAYSIPFVWLASPEKRENGLHVIIGSTFRIPPGSVDPKVKNFHHLDSVRSIWEAYDKNADTVFLLDYDGNLTEGPGFNVFAVIGNKVVTPDAGVLEGVTRRTVLELAQEQGLEAEVRKISADELREADEIFITSTGGGVMPVTRLDGRIYGNDRLGAVTQRLRDGYWARHGKGSDATPVDYN from the coding sequence ATGACGATCATCGAGAAAATCGAAAAAGACACCCGGCCCGTCGAGGACATTCCGGGCGTCGCCTTCGTCAATGGCAAATTCGTGCCAGTGAGCGAGGCGACGGTGTCGGTCTTCGATTTCGGCTTCACCCGCTCGGACGTCACCTATGACGTGGCTCATGTGTGGCAGGGCAGCTTCTTCCGGCTCGAGGCGCATCTCGATCGCTTCTTCGCCTCGATGGATGCCCTGCGCTACAAGATCCCCTATAGCCGCGACGAAGTCCGCGCGATCCTGATGGAATGCGTCAAGCGCAGCGGTTATCGCGATGCCTATGTGGCGATGATCTGCACGCGCGGGCGTCCGCCGGTCGGCAGCCGTGACATGCGGCTGTGCCAGAACCGCTTCATCGCCTATTCCATTCCCTTCGTCTGGCTCGCTTCGCCGGAGAAGCGCGAGAACGGGTTGCATGTCATCATCGGCTCCACCTTCCGCATCCCGCCCGGATCGGTCGATCCGAAAGTGAAGAACTTCCATCATCTCGATTCGGTGCGCAGCATCTGGGAAGCCTATGACAAGAATGCCGATACGGTGTTTCTGCTCGATTATGACGGCAATCTCACCGAAGGACCGGGCTTCAATGTTTTCGCCGTCATCGGCAACAAGGTGGTGACGCCGGATGCGGGCGTGCTCGAAGGTGTGACGCGACGCACCGTGCTCGAACTCGCCCAGGAGCAGGGGCTCGAGGCGGAAGTGCGCAAGATCAGTGCTGACGAGCTGCGCGAGGCGGATGAGATCTTCATCACCTCGACCGGTGGCGGCGTGATGCCGGTGACGCGGCTCGACGGGCGCATCTACGGCAATGACCGGCTGGGCGCCGTCACCCAACGCCTGCGCGACGGCTATTGGGCGCGCCACGGCAAGGGCTCCGATGCCACACCGGTCGATTACAACTGA
- a CDS encoding sugar phosphate isomerase/epimerase, producing MAVAAPPFGVNSCSYMYAMSAADCVRHLMREGYRSFELMMFPGHLWPSELSPADRLTLRRFAAAEGIRITALNQPNMDLNIAGATPEMRAYSLASMRSGLELAADLDVRALIIGPGKPNGLLPMPREATLGWFHEGLATLNTAARRLGVTLLVENMPMSILPRAADLMVALAEHGDDDIGIAYDIANAAFLQEDLAESLALLRPRLQAVHLSDTRAEVPEHRAFGTARGIVPLEALARSINELDLASTLVFEIISTNPDADLRQSAAALAARL from the coding sequence ATGGCTGTCGCGGCACCGCCTTTCGGCGTGAACTCCTGTTCCTACATGTATGCCATGAGCGCCGCCGATTGCGTCAGGCATCTCATGAGGGAGGGGTATCGCAGCTTCGAGCTCATGATGTTTCCGGGCCATCTCTGGCCATCGGAGCTGTCGCCGGCCGATCGTCTGACGCTGCGCCGCTTCGCCGCTGCCGAAGGGATCAGGATCACCGCGCTCAACCAGCCCAATATGGATCTCAATATCGCCGGCGCGACGCCGGAAATGCGCGCCTATTCGCTGGCGTCGATGCGCAGCGGGCTCGAGCTTGCCGCCGATCTCGACGTGCGTGCGCTCATCATCGGGCCGGGGAAGCCCAATGGTCTGTTGCCAATGCCGCGCGAGGCGACGCTCGGCTGGTTCCACGAGGGGCTGGCGACGCTCAACACCGCGGCCAGGAGGCTTGGCGTCACGCTTTTGGTCGAGAACATGCCGATGTCGATCCTGCCGCGCGCCGCCGACCTGATGGTGGCGCTCGCCGAACATGGTGACGACGATATCGGCATCGCCTATGACATCGCCAATGCCGCCTTCCTGCAGGAGGATCTGGCCGAGAGCCTGGCCCTGTTGAGGCCGAGGCTCCAGGCGGTGCATCTCTCAGATACGCGCGCCGAGGTGCCGGAGCATCGCGCCTTCGGGACAGCTCGTGGCATCGTGCCGCTCGAGGCGCTGGCGCGCAGCATAAACGAGCTCGATCTCGCCTCGACGCTCGTCTTCGAGATCATCTCCACAAATCCGGACGCCGATCTCAGGCAGAGCGCCGCCGCGCTCGCCGCCCGGCTCTAG